CCCGGTCCCCCTGGACTCGGAGCTCTGGCGATGGGCCGCGGGATTGATGATTTTGGGGATCATAGGGGTCACCGCCGCTTTCACCCTTTCGGGGTTTGTGCAGACGCTGGTGGAACGAGCCGTGGGCGGTAGCACCTGGGCGGCCTTCATCGACAGCTACACCCACCCCTGGTATGCCGGCACGTTGAGCTGGCGCTTCGCCTTCGGCCTGATCCTGGTCCTGGGCTACGCTCTGCTGGTCGGGGATCTGTTCACCCTCGGCAAAGCCAAACAAAGGAGGCGAGCCGGATGAACTCGGCCGAGATTGCCCGGATGGTGGGGACGATCATTGTCTTGGGCTTCTGCTTCGTCCTGTCGGCCGGCCTGTACGCCGGCCTCTACACGGCCGGTCGGATGTTCCGGAAAACCTGGCTCATTTGGGTCAGTTCTTTGTTTGCCCTGGGCCAGTTCCTCGCGGCCGTAGGCATGGTCATGACCGGGTATCTGGATCCCTTCTGGAGATATCTGGTTGCTGCATCGGCTCTGGCGTATTTGGCCATTCCTCCCGCCATGTGGCGCGTGGTGATCGCCTTCCATCGCTCGGAAGAGCGCCCTACGTCCCGGGAGCGGGAGGCCGAGCGCACGCGCACCGAACCCTAACCGCAGGAGAAGGGCATGATGGCTAAGATCACCCGTGTTGAAGTCTATGTAGACGGCGCGTCCGAACCCTTTCAAGTCCTCACCGAAGAACCTTTCAAGGTCCGTTTGGATCCGGCCGACTTTGCCGAGGGCGACCACTTCCTACGGATTGCGGTTCACTACGACAACGGGGAATACTACGACCACCTCTACACCTTTACCGTCGCCCATCGTAACGAGGCCTACGCCGGTCACCTCAACCGCGTTCCTATGGGCGCCCCCATCGATGTCGATCTCATCGACCCTATGGAACGGGAAGCGACGAGCTCGTCTCCCAACCGCGTGCTCTACGCCCTATTGCCTGTGGTGCTTTTCCTCTTCATCGGCGGCGTGGCGGCTTGGTTCAACTTTTTTGGCAGCCGGGCCGCCAGCGACGTCATGACCCAAATCGAGCCTATCCCAACGCCATCTCAGGGCCGTACGCCCGCGGCCGGCCCGGTCGACGGCGCCGCCCTCTATGCGCAACATTGCTCCGTCTGCCATGGCCCCAGCGGCAAGGGGCAACCCGGGGTCTTTCCCGCCCTTGCCGGCAATCCTAACTTGGCAGACACAGATCTGGTGTTGAATACAATACTCCACGGCCGGCCCGGCACGGCGATGCCGCCTTGGGGGCCTCGGCTGAGCGATGAGGAAATCGCCGCCATCGTCAACTACATCCGTTCCTCCTGGGGTAACGATTTCGGCACCGTCACCCGAGAAGATGTAGCGGCAAAACGTTGACTTTGAAGGAGGTTATACAATGGGTGCAGCGATGTATCCGTTGGTTCGTTCCGAAGCGGCCTTCCGGCCGGATCGCTTCGTTGGCAAGGTGTTGGCGGAAAGCGAGCGCACCAAAGTGATCCTGGCCTGCTTCGAGCCGGGGCAGTTCATCCCGGTCCACCGGCCGGGGGTGGGCCTGACGTTGGTCGTGCTGGAAGGGCAGGGGCGCGCCGTCGTCGGCGATCAGGAGCACCCGCTGACGCCGGGGGCGGTGGCCTTTGTCCCCGCGGGGCAAGCCCCGGGGCGTGCTGGCCGAGACCCGGCTGGTGGTGCTGCACGTGGTCACGCCACCCCCAACGGAGGCCGACCACGCCGAGGTCCAGGCGGGGCTGCAAAGGGGCCGCTGGCGGTAGGCGCTCGATCAACATGAAGGCGCTCT
The Candidatus Methylacidithermus pantelleriae genome window above contains:
- a CDS encoding cupin domain-containing protein, which produces MYPLVRSEAAFRPDRFVGKVLAESERTKVILACFEPGQFIPVHRPGVGLTLVVLEGQGRAVVGDQEHPLTPGAVAFVPAGQAPGRAGRDPAGGAARGHATPNGGRPRRGPGGAAKGPLAVGARST
- a CDS encoding c-type cytochrome; translated protein: MAKITRVEVYVDGASEPFQVLTEEPFKVRLDPADFAEGDHFLRIAVHYDNGEYYDHLYTFTVAHRNEAYAGHLNRVPMGAPIDVDLIDPMEREATSSSPNRVLYALLPVVLFLFIGGVAAWFNFFGSRAASDVMTQIEPIPTPSQGRTPAAGPVDGAALYAQHCSVCHGPSGKGQPGVFPALAGNPNLADTDLVLNTILHGRPGTAMPPWGPRLSDEEIAAIVNYIRSSWGNDFGTVTREDVAAKR